From Streptococcus hyointestinalis, a single genomic window includes:
- a CDS encoding RNA-guided endonuclease InsQ/TnpB family protein encodes METVTRTELVRIYPNARMKTVIDALCDYRRYCWNQGLALWNTMYNSSLILEDNSLRPNERKVRDELVANKADWQYNLSARCLQLAISDLAKAWENFFNKAQPDWGKPQFKSKKSKRQGFKTDRARLVNGMLRLDKPRGVTDWYDIPISKNARLSGELKLASLFKEGDKYHVALVLKDTVTAKKKTQRSTGIDLNVNHIDYIDGSQIVCPKRLDKLYSRIKHYQRQLTKKREVNGIKATQSHNYVKTKAKLQRDYNRVAAIQKDLLHKLTTQLVTDYDKLVIEDLDVKGMMMSHVASKGLHRSLFGRFRQLLTYKCEWYGKELIVAPRSYPSTQRCSDCGHIKTGDDKITLQGNIKHGTKHNEYICYQCGAVKDRDYNAVLNLLALA; translated from the coding sequence ATGGAGACGGTTACTCGAACAGAATTGGTTAGGATTTATCCTAATGCTAGGATGAAAACAGTCATTGATGCTTTATGTGACTATAGACGTTATTGTTGGAATCAAGGCTTAGCTTTATGGAACACCATGTATAATAGTTCTCTTATTTTAGAGGATAATAGTCTACGCCCTAATGAACGTAAGGTTAGGGATGAACTAGTCGCCAATAAAGCGGATTGGCAATATAATCTATCCGCACGATGTCTTCAATTGGCTATCTCGGATCTAGCAAAGGCATGGGAGAACTTCTTCAATAAAGCACAACCAGATTGGGGAAAGCCACAGTTTAAGTCTAAAAAAAGTAAACGTCAAGGGTTTAAAACAGACCGAGCCAGACTGGTTAACGGCATGTTACGCTTGGATAAACCAAGAGGGGTAACGGATTGGTATGATATTCCTATCAGTAAAAACGCTAGACTGAGCGGTGAGCTTAAATTAGCGTCACTCTTCAAAGAGGGTGATAAATACCATGTTGCCCTAGTGCTTAAAGATACAGTGACAGCCAAGAAAAAGACCCAACGTTCTACTGGAATAGACTTAAACGTCAACCATATTGATTATATAGACGGCAGTCAAATTGTCTGTCCTAAAAGGCTTGATAAACTCTATAGTCGGATTAAACATTATCAAAGACAGTTAACTAAGAAACGAGAGGTCAATGGTATCAAAGCAACACAAAGTCATAACTACGTTAAAACGAAAGCCAAGTTACAACGTGATTATAACCGTGTAGCAGCTATCCAGAAAGACCTTCTTCACAAACTAACTACTCAATTGGTAACAGATTATGATAAGTTAGTCATCGAAGATTTAGATGTTAAAGGTATGATGATGTCTCATGTCGCTTCTAAAGGACTACATAGGTCACTATTTGGTCGGTTTAGACAACTGTTAACCTATAAATGTGAGTGGTATGGCAAAGAGTTGATTGTTGCACCTAGAAGCTATCCAAGTACCCAAAGGTGTTCGGATTGTGGTCACATCAAAACAGGCGATGACAAGATTACCCTACAAGGGAACATTAAACACGGTACTAAGCACAATGAATACATTTGTTATCAATGTGGAGCGGTTAAAGACCGTGATTATAACGCAGTGTTAAATTTGTTAGCGCTAGCATAA
- a CDS encoding TraM recognition domain-containing protein, translating into MKQFLKRLSYYTNNQRTFDYLLFYMRKILKGELVFTVVVFILTLFGILFRIRIPDLLYALIFLLLFVNVMASLYIGVWHTRLTSRQRFRLFEKRGDFKRVDRIKTIKAYIAISFANAILSSVAIIILTINNYILATVNTMYLNADSYIKYGQNVVPYKTLHLLIGKQFTTDLMLVFPVFIFIYLFVNSFQKDIKPYRVLVEQWIASRFFKDPTIDHLVQDKETKGLADVRIGKDSKYGYEIIMSAATRTLNSVWLGLIGTGKSASIAKPIIINDSSNIVYYLRRYADFVRKSKAKVAAMHLSEKEEEKALDEELARWIQEGIGKDLTNGFYVNEPSGDLIKDALYIVERTGLPEEMVWLVDPSRTDTDAINVLDTNTTQAAALTSDLFRNFSEGKGGGNNTFFLNSEETHTRNIVNLVKETAYVVDAPINENLNGKAPTLNEFYELLRNNNFIFARLRVLEIVAKREERLFSIIDHDYKAHFEKEYNDWCQNGNDSWDFNNNMSKALKDEHNYWRDRRNKLEVMKGTIDYFKQNADIDNNGNVYFKFEANIRGLQNVIERLASNIETRRVFFSQSTKNVDALLEMGGIMLVNSASAELGDSNSRLVGQMAEIIMQSGAYRRVPNKSPIFPFMNDEKNTILMPRDGSFLDQNRKFRTPVIHLYQNYEQAEKSIGADGAKALFQSYRNTFTFQQASPETVDYISRRAGNKIVLEESNRYADDDLLAGNDSNSVNVSETFVEKELLTKTTVKGLEKMEFAGVMVENDEVSDVLYITSFPNYELPIFRDKEKYKPDFDVKHNPTDKEIFDIWKEQVKRYYKKHEKDVNLREEDFTEEEWLEILKVQTPTLDDDSKLPEAEELGEKTTLSKEKKKQEKREEEAQAALSDSEDDFPIEVVDDVEEAIGEEYDVPSSDIQIQSETEEQSEAEEVENSSRTDFYVANEKEGTISQNKDIITSDIMAHSHEIDDDELY; encoded by the coding sequence ATGAAGCAGTTTTTAAAAAGGTTAAGTTACTACACCAATAATCAACGTACTTTTGATTATCTGTTGTTCTATATGCGAAAAATCTTAAAAGGTGAGTTAGTATTCACAGTAGTTGTTTTTATTTTGACACTGTTTGGTATACTCTTTAGAATTAGAATACCTGATTTGTTATATGCTCTTATATTTCTTTTGCTTTTTGTAAATGTCATGGCCTCGCTTTATATTGGTGTCTGGCATACTAGATTGACAAGTAGACAGAGATTTAGATTGTTCGAAAAGCGTGGAGACTTTAAAAGAGTAGACCGCATAAAAACGATTAAGGCATATATAGCTATTTCATTTGCTAATGCTATTTTATCAAGTGTCGCTATCATAATTTTGACAATAAATAATTACATTTTGGCGACGGTAAATACAATGTATCTGAACGCTGATAGTTATATCAAGTACGGTCAAAATGTTGTGCCATATAAAACACTACACTTACTGATTGGTAAACAATTTACAACCGATCTAATGTTAGTTTTTCCAGTGTTTATCTTTATCTATCTCTTCGTTAATTCTTTCCAAAAAGATATTAAACCGTATCGTGTATTAGTGGAGCAGTGGATTGCATCTCGCTTTTTTAAAGACCCTACAATTGATCATTTAGTACAAGATAAAGAAACTAAAGGATTAGCAGATGTTCGTATTGGTAAAGACTCAAAATATGGTTACGAGATAATCATGAGTGCAGCGACGAGAACATTAAACAGTGTTTGGTTGGGGTTAATTGGTACTGGTAAGTCAGCTTCTATTGCTAAGCCAATCATTATCAACGATTCATCTAATATCGTTTATTATCTTCGTAGGTACGCTGATTTTGTGCGTAAATCAAAAGCAAAAGTAGCAGCAATGCACTTATCTGAAAAAGAAGAGGAAAAAGCACTTGATGAGGAATTGGCTAGGTGGATACAGGAAGGTATTGGTAAAGACCTTACCAATGGTTTTTACGTTAATGAACCTTCTGGTGATTTAATAAAAGACGCTCTATATATTGTAGAACGTACTGGTTTACCTGAAGAGATGGTATGGTTAGTAGACCCATCAAGAACAGATACAGACGCTATTAACGTTTTGGACACAAACACTACACAAGCCGCTGCATTAACATCAGACCTGTTTCGAAATTTCAGTGAAGGAAAAGGTGGAGGAAACAACACATTCTTCCTTAATTCTGAAGAAACACACACACGAAATATAGTCAATCTTGTTAAGGAAACAGCTTATGTAGTTGATGCACCAATAAACGAAAATTTAAACGGTAAAGCTCCGACACTAAATGAGTTTTACGAACTATTAAGAAATAACAATTTCATCTTTGCTAGGCTTCGTGTTTTAGAAATAGTCGCAAAACGAGAAGAACGATTGTTCTCTATAATCGACCATGATTATAAAGCACACTTTGAGAAGGAATACAATGATTGGTGTCAAAACGGCAATGACAGTTGGGACTTTAACAATAACATGTCAAAGGCACTGAAGGACGAACACAACTATTGGCGTGATAGACGAAATAAGCTGGAGGTGATGAAAGGAACGATTGATTACTTCAAACAAAATGCTGATATAGATAACAATGGTAATGTCTATTTTAAATTTGAAGCGAACATCAGAGGTCTCCAAAATGTTATCGAGAGGTTAGCGTCAAATATTGAAACACGGCGAGTGTTCTTCTCACAATCAACAAAAAATGTAGACGCACTTTTAGAAATGGGAGGTATCATGCTGGTGAACTCCGCGAGTGCTGAACTTGGTGATTCAAACAGTCGTCTTGTAGGTCAGATGGCAGAGATTATCATGCAAAGTGGAGCGTACCGTCGTGTGCCAAATAAGTCCCCTATCTTCCCATTTATGAATGACGAAAAGAACACAATCCTAATGCCAAGGGATGGTAGCTTTTTGGATCAAAACCGTAAGTTCAGAACACCAGTTATTCATCTTTATCAAAACTACGAACAGGCGGAAAAGTCAATAGGAGCAGATGGGGCAAAAGCTCTATTCCAATCTTACCGTAACACGTTTACTTTCCAACAAGCCAGTCCTGAAACAGTAGATTATATTAGTAGACGTGCAGGGAATAAAATTGTTTTAGAAGAAAGTAATCGTTATGCAGATGATGATTTATTAGCAGGTAATGATAGCAATTCAGTTAACGTTTCAGAGACTTTTGTTGAAAAGGAATTGTTGACTAAAACGACAGTTAAAGGTCTTGAAAAAATGGAATTTGCTGGAGTTATGGTTGAGAATGACGAGGTTTCAGATGTTCTATATATAACTTCTTTTCCAAACTATGAGCTGCCTATTTTTAGAGATAAAGAAAAATATAAACCAGACTTTGATGTGAAGCACAATCCAACCGATAAAGAAATTTTTGACATCTGGAAAGAGCAGGTGAAACGCTACTATAAGAAACACGAAAAAGATGTCAATTTGCGTGAGGAGGATTTCACAGAAGAGGAGTGGTTGGAAATTCTCAAGGTACAAACACCAACCCTAGATGACGATAGCAAGCTTCCTGAAGCAGAAGAGTTAGGTGAAAAAACAACTTTAAGTAAAGAAAAGAAAAAACAAGAAAAACGTGAAGAAGAAGCTCAAGCGGCACTTAGTGATAGCGAGGATGATTTCCCAATCGAAGTCGTTGATGATGTAGAAGAAGCAATAGGAGAAGAATATGATGTACCATCGAGTGATATTCAAATCCAATCTGAAACCGAAGAACAGAGTGAAGCAGAAGAAGTTGAAAATTCAAGTCGTACAGATTTCTACGTCGCCAACGAAAAAGAGGGAACGATTAGTCAAAACAAGGATATTATTACATCTGATATAATGGCACATAGTCATGAAATAGACGATGATGAATTGTATTAA
- a CDS encoding ParA family protein, which produces MKLLSFVALKGGVGKTTDGLCTGQGFAKKGKRVLFVDFDHQCNLSHYYDVYKDSGTVANIFTKTGEVEIVNVAPNIDLIPGSMRLDEAERQLETDPNKNMVLYDWLDLNVEKMNLIEYDYIIFDCRPDFGIATKNAIAVSHVLFSPIIPSDFAYDSKVNLEVRLEAYRKEEIVRPSRESLITAKLYFLPNMIKHNTNKSTELLEALEKDDNVISYIPQKELLNKATKDNTIMDMMEDSVTYSKHKDFFKALNKSIDEMQAIVDAA; this is translated from the coding sequence ATGAAATTACTTAGTTTTGTTGCACTTAAAGGTGGAGTTGGCAAAACAACCGACGGTCTTTGCACTGGGCAAGGTTTTGCAAAAAAAGGAAAAAGAGTGCTTTTTGTCGACTTTGATCACCAATGCAATTTATCTCACTATTATGATGTTTATAAGGATAGCGGCACAGTTGCAAATATTTTTACAAAAACTGGTGAGGTAGAGATAGTTAATGTCGCACCTAATATTGATCTTATCCCTGGTTCAATGCGATTAGATGAAGCAGAACGTCAGCTTGAAACTGACCCAAATAAAAATATGGTTCTATATGACTGGCTAGATCTTAATGTTGAAAAGATGAATTTAATTGAATATGATTATATAATTTTTGACTGCAGACCAGATTTTGGAATTGCAACTAAAAATGCAATCGCTGTTAGCCATGTCTTATTTAGTCCTATTATCCCAAGTGATTTTGCATATGACTCAAAGGTGAACTTAGAGGTTCGTCTTGAGGCTTACAGAAAAGAAGAAATTGTACGCCCAAGTCGTGAGTCTCTTATTACCGCTAAATTATACTTCTTACCAAATATGATTAAGCACAACACTAATAAATCAACTGAGTTGCTAGAAGCGTTAGAAAAAGATGACAACGTTATTAGTTATATCCCACAAAAAGAACTTCTGAATAAAGCGACAAAAGATAATACCATTATGGACATGATGGAAGATAGTGTAACGTACAGCAAGCATAAAGACTTTTTTAAAGCTCTTAATAAAAGCATTGATGAAATGCAGGCGATTGTTGATGCAGCATAA
- a CDS encoding DNA/RNA non-specific endonuclease: MGNKNRGIFSSCMSVIISLIISIILIAGGIGYGMSHGVDVGKLFGSTFSFLTNGLKSEETLNNTKSVLSSAAQTASSAIDTATNTVTSTKNYNNYKPFSFTGSKQFENGDFDSLGRATYGHIQLKYSDKPNSDRESKITYDPVGWHNYKLKYKDENGNTKETWLMNRGHLIGYLFSGLNSEGKNLVPMTRYLNAGTINSNKMDSNNPYGMLFYETALNNWLKANKNSYLDYYVVPNYTGNELLPRTVSLYWTGFDNKGNQVKVLLSNIGRATYNGLVGSVTLDNNSENAIINYADGTAAGKYK; encoded by the coding sequence ATGGGAAATAAAAACAGGGGTATATTCTCCTCATGTATGAGCGTTATCATCAGTCTTATAATTTCAATCATTCTCATAGCTGGTGGAATCGGCTATGGTATGTCGCATGGTGTAGACGTAGGCAAATTATTTGGTAGCACCTTCTCTTTTTTGACTAACGGACTAAAGAGCGAAGAAACCCTAAATAATACTAAATCTGTTCTATCGAGTGCAGCTCAAACTGCTTCTTCTGCAATAGATACAGCAACTAATACTGTTACATCAACAAAGAACTACAATAATTACAAACCTTTTTCTTTTACTGGTAGTAAACAATTTGAGAACGGAGATTTTGATTCTTTGGGACGAGCAACCTATGGTCATATTCAGTTAAAGTATTCAGATAAACCTAACAGCGACAGAGAAAGTAAAATTACCTATGATCCGGTAGGATGGCATAACTACAAGTTAAAATATAAGGACGAAAACGGAAATACTAAAGAAACGTGGTTAATGAATAGAGGTCATCTAATCGGATATCTCTTTTCTGGTTTGAATTCGGAAGGAAAAAACCTTGTTCCGATGACACGCTATCTAAACGCTGGTACAATCAACAGTAACAAAATGGATAGCAACAATCCATATGGCATGTTATTCTATGAAACCGCCTTAAACAATTGGCTAAAAGCAAACAAAAATAGTTACTTAGACTACTATGTTGTTCCTAATTACACTGGTAACGAATTATTACCTAGAACTGTCAGCCTATATTGGACAGGATTTGATAATAAAGGTAATCAAGTTAAAGTCTTATTATCAAATATTGGTCGTGCTACCTACAATGGCTTAGTAGGAAGTGTAACACTAGATAATAATTCAGAAAACGCTATAATAAATTATGCTGATGGAACAGCAGCTGGTAAATACAAATAA
- a CDS encoding tyrosine-type recombinase/integrase yields the protein MATNKNTLKNIYLLLDRCPDFVTTYTLHYHEDYNTIKQNFYRRLVEIEKFLNFYRQNDLEEKPLKELTQTDIEKLPITTIQRYISTSTAKQSSLKFTISVLSSFWSYFTNYSFTVERGKPLFYRHAFDEWKIAYSDTYTNIKNDVKVTSNKYQSYLNKEQLIKLLDYIDNSYILTLDTDKKVENWNKDKERYLAAFAFIIGTGVSLEELVTMTMRDVDMRKKEIKVTRDGETKIITVLDFCIPYISNYMSYRRKLWNDNTRQSALFINQKGETISTNFFTSVILRVGKTYPKPLSVSILKNSHAYVLYEETNNLSLSKEQQGLKTLTAFEKFLI from the coding sequence ATGGCAACAAACAAAAATACTTTAAAAAACATCTACCTGCTACTTGATAGATGTCCAGATTTTGTAACTACTTATACTTTACACTATCATGAAGATTACAACACAATTAAACAGAATTTCTATCGAAGACTAGTTGAAATAGAGAAATTCCTTAACTTTTATCGTCAGAACGACTTAGAAGAAAAACCATTAAAAGAATTAACACAAACAGATATTGAAAAACTTCCCATAACTACTATTCAGCGATATATTTCTACTTCTACAGCTAAACAATCCAGCTTAAAATTTACTATTTCTGTTTTGTCTTCTTTTTGGAGCTACTTCACCAACTACTCTTTTACTGTAGAAAGAGGAAAACCTCTTTTTTATCGTCATGCTTTTGATGAATGGAAAATTGCTTATAGTGACACATACACTAATATAAAAAACGATGTTAAAGTAACCTCAAATAAATACCAATCTTACTTAAACAAGGAGCAACTTATAAAACTTTTAGATTATATTGATAACTCCTATATTCTGACCCTGGACACCGATAAAAAGGTAGAAAACTGGAACAAAGATAAAGAGAGGTATCTAGCTGCATTTGCCTTTATAATCGGTACTGGTGTTTCTTTGGAAGAACTTGTTACCATGACCATGCGAGATGTAGATATGCGAAAAAAAGAAATCAAAGTAACACGTGATGGGGAGACAAAAATTATCACTGTCTTAGACTTCTGCATACCTTACATTTCTAATTATATGTCCTATAGACGTAAATTATGGAATGATAATACTAGACAGTCAGCTTTATTCATTAACCAAAAGGGTGAGACAATCAGCACTAACTTCTTTACAAGTGTTATTCTTCGTGTTGGTAAAACTTATCCCAAACCACTTTCTGTTAGTATTTTAAAAAATAGCCACGCTTATGTTTTGTACGAAGAAACAAATAACTTGTCACTATCAAAAGAACAACAGGGGCTCAAAACACTAACAGCATTTGAAAAGTTTTTAATTTAG
- a CDS encoding replication initiation protein — MEKNSLRVYNDNKSFVDAIKKRRNFSMFQANILAQCYGNLKKSDLKLLNYFLTFIKKSQVYDKDKVYITSFAEMFKTMGISNGGTNYDDFIKRLKFLKEKTNILIPFEMELNGKIINGYNLVSLFENFVFLNSEADVEGSQKLSRQFAFSFNEKLAPFLYELKDGNFFVSTYKESEKSTSKHEEILRNLWRSFQYGNKKVTTISASLQEWRVWLLGSEKATDEKEQKKWTAAKIKSNALKRGIEKLQEHQPVTVTIKKEMNGRRVIGFTLTFIEQSSKELLAKNEALQIQETINQRRLEESKTNDYVSLVMEWAIKTNQTPLAAADELKSNGEIPFIPPQLIPDGNQ, encoded by the coding sequence GTGGAGAAAAATTCACTCAGGGTATACAATGATAACAAAAGTTTTGTTGACGCTATTAAAAAAAGACGAAATTTTTCAATGTTCCAAGCTAATATCCTAGCTCAATGTTATGGTAATTTGAAAAAAAGCGATTTGAAACTACTTAACTATTTTTTGACGTTTATTAAAAAGTCTCAAGTCTATGATAAAGATAAGGTTTATATTACCTCTTTTGCTGAAATGTTTAAGACTATGGGTATTTCAAATGGGGGAACTAACTATGATGACTTCATCAAACGCTTGAAATTTCTCAAAGAAAAAACTAATATTCTGATTCCTTTCGAGATGGAGCTAAACGGAAAAATTATTAACGGATACAACCTTGTTAGTCTATTTGAAAACTTTGTTTTTCTGAACTCAGAAGCTGATGTCGAGGGCTCGCAGAAGTTAAGCAGACAGTTTGCATTTTCTTTTAATGAGAAACTAGCTCCGTTTCTTTATGAACTTAAAGATGGTAATTTCTTCGTTTCAACTTACAAAGAGTCAGAAAAATCAACATCAAAGCACGAAGAAATTTTGCGTAATCTTTGGCGCTCGTTCCAATATGGCAATAAAAAGGTTACCACAATTTCTGCAAGTTTGCAGGAGTGGCGAGTTTGGCTGCTAGGTAGCGAAAAAGCAACTGATGAAAAAGAGCAGAAGAAATGGACTGCCGCTAAAATTAAAAGTAATGCACTTAAACGAGGTATTGAAAAGTTACAGGAACATCAACCAGTTACGGTAACTATCAAGAAAGAAATGAACGGGCGCAGAGTAATTGGGTTTACTTTGACTTTTATTGAACAGTCTTCAAAAGAGTTATTAGCTAAAAACGAAGCTCTTCAAATTCAAGAAACCATCAATCAAAGGAGATTAGAGGAAAGCAAGACCAATGATTACGTTTCTCTTGTTATGGAGTGGGCGATCAAAACCAATCAAACACCTCTAGCTGCAGCTGATGAATTAAAGAGTAATGGTGAAATCCCTTTCATACCACCTCAACTCATACCAGATGGAAATCAATAA
- a CDS encoding DUF3854 domain-containing protein, whose product MKTFKTKKGSTTWVRVSRDYPCPICGKADWCAFNMQQTKAVCMRQIDHSLPSFMGGTLYTLTGGAKVDFSHLEVSEGEKLAPAYILHKVYSLVIATFGLTKEHIVHLKAERGLTAEQIALRGYASATKATHSRQVAKIERDEDGKIVSIKTIWEDLFEKNGLSRDAWVGVPGFSYDEQMQTPCFNAAFGILIPCRNDWGQIVGMQVRLDDSEIKTYATIDKEFESTYRVGVKKAEDGFNYRVYTKENFEVVCEGTTTEHEVFFDNGFSFKIKTGPKYVFVSSSGKTRGTSAKSVPHFAFPDNVLAQAKFDEQGKSRVYLMGKVDKVIVTEGLLKGDIIASVAPTSRLAPLGSVLVVAMAGVSSWKPVADKIIKYKFEEAYLAFDQDFVENDSVFDRLDDMVHYLTFDKGLVSSVLTWETGKGLDDFLLSEASETETIKIKSYTKD is encoded by the coding sequence ATGAAAACTTTTAAAACTAAAAAAGGATCTACAACTTGGGTGCGAGTTAGTCGTGATTACCCTTGCCCTATTTGTGGCAAGGCTGACTGGTGCGCTTTTAACATGCAACAAACTAAAGCGGTTTGTATGCGTCAAATTGACCACAGCCTTCCAAGTTTTATGGGAGGGACACTTTACACACTGACTGGTGGCGCTAAAGTAGACTTCTCTCATCTTGAAGTGTCTGAGGGAGAAAAGCTAGCACCAGCTTACATTCTACACAAAGTGTACTCACTTGTGATTGCAACTTTTGGTTTAACCAAAGAGCATATCGTACACCTAAAAGCAGAACGTGGTCTTACCGCTGAGCAAATCGCTTTACGTGGTTATGCGTCAGCAACTAAAGCAACACACAGCCGTCAGGTGGCAAAAATCGAACGTGATGAAGATGGCAAAATCGTCTCTATCAAAACTATTTGGGAAGATTTATTTGAAAAAAATGGTCTTTCTCGTGACGCTTGGGTAGGTGTTCCTGGCTTCTCTTACGATGAACAAATGCAAACACCTTGTTTTAACGCTGCGTTTGGTATTTTAATCCCATGTCGCAATGACTGGGGTCAAATTGTTGGCATGCAAGTTCGTCTTGATGATAGTGAAATCAAAACCTATGCAACTATCGATAAAGAATTTGAGTCAACATATCGTGTTGGTGTAAAAAAAGCTGAAGATGGTTTTAATTACCGTGTTTACACAAAGGAAAACTTTGAGGTTGTTTGTGAAGGTACAACGACTGAACACGAAGTTTTCTTTGATAACGGCTTTAGCTTTAAAATCAAAACAGGTCCTAAATATGTGTTTGTTTCATCATCTGGTAAGACTCGTGGTACTAGTGCTAAATCAGTTCCACATTTCGCTTTTCCAGATAATGTCTTGGCGCAAGCTAAATTTGATGAACAAGGTAAAAGTCGTGTTTACCTTATGGGTAAAGTGGATAAGGTTATTGTGACTGAAGGATTGCTAAAAGGAGACATCATTGCTTCTGTAGCACCAACATCACGTTTAGCTCCACTAGGCTCTGTTCTCGTTGTGGCTATGGCAGGTGTTTCATCATGGAAACCAGTAGCTGATAAAATTATCAAATACAAGTTTGAAGAAGCATATCTAGCTTTTGACCAAGACTTTGTAGAAAACGATTCTGTATTTGATCGCTTAGATGACATGGTTCATTATCTTACTTTTGATAAAGGGCTTGTCTCAAGCGTCCTCACTTGGGAAACAGGTAAAGGACTCGATGACTTTTTGTTATCTGAAGCTTCAGAAACAGAAACAATCAAGATTAAAAGTTATACGAAAGACTAA
- a CDS encoding Fic family protein has product MTKTSNDTVVQKLLERIKDEREVNIKNGIYRRIQINFAYNSNRIEGSRLSKEQTQFIFDTNTIGFEDEQPLPIDDIIETRNHFRAVDYVLDTVNSSLTEDWIKHIHVLLKSNTSQAEKDWFVVGDYKKYPNEVGDRETTPPEAVAEAIGQLLDEYAKSSSKTVYDLIDFHVAFERIHPFQDGNGRVGRLILFKELLRYSHIPFIITDDKKYFYYRGLKEWDSERNFLHETCLSCQDDMIVILNYYEIVKTRD; this is encoded by the coding sequence ATGACAAAAACAAGTAACGATACTGTTGTTCAAAAGTTACTAGAGCGCATTAAAGATGAGAGAGAAGTAAATATCAAAAACGGTATTTACAGACGTATCCAAATAAACTTTGCTTACAATTCCAATAGGATTGAAGGAAGTCGTTTATCTAAAGAACAGACACAATTTATCTTTGACACGAATACCATCGGTTTCGAAGATGAGCAGCCACTACCTATAGACGATATTATTGAAACAAGAAATCATTTTAGAGCAGTGGATTATGTCTTAGATACGGTAAACTCTTCTTTGACAGAAGATTGGATAAAACATATCCATGTTCTTTTAAAGTCAAATACAAGTCAAGCTGAAAAGGATTGGTTTGTGGTGGGTGATTACAAAAAGTATCCTAATGAAGTAGGAGACAGGGAAACAACCCCACCAGAAGCAGTAGCAGAAGCTATTGGGCAGTTGCTGGATGAGTATGCTAAATCAAGCAGCAAAACTGTCTACGATCTGATTGACTTTCATGTAGCTTTTGAACGTATCCATCCATTTCAAGACGGCAACGGTCGTGTTGGAAGATTGATACTATTTAAAGAGTTGCTGCGCTATTCTCATATCCCATTTATCATCACAGATGATAAGAAGTATTTCTATTATCGTGGTCTAAAGGAATGGGACAGTGAACGTAACTTTTTGCATGAAACATGTCTATCGTGTCAAGACGACATGATAGTGATATTGAATTACTATGAAATTGTAAAAACAAGAGATTAG
- a CDS encoding RNase H family protein: MNTIVKEAVSYTIFTDGSFKKIKGEKTNAASAYIVLNDNGEIITKGRGIIPNQKEGLINSLGAELVPVINALKYICKTANIVKVNVKIMTDYQELEYFHYLLRYRKKPKGHFKRLKLTSRLEKPQWIWYYANLFQVIHMFEKNGKELALEIQWCKGHSGIVWNEEADRLAKKSVDKGLKQQLNSKNKRLASS; encoded by the coding sequence ATGAATACAATTGTTAAAGAAGCAGTGTCCTATACGATTTTCACTGATGGGTCTTTTAAAAAGATTAAAGGCGAAAAGACTAATGCTGCATCTGCGTATATCGTCCTTAATGATAATGGTGAAATCATTACCAAAGGTAGAGGTATTATTCCAAATCAAAAAGAAGGACTAATAAACTCTTTAGGCGCAGAGCTAGTTCCTGTGATTAACGCACTTAAATATATTTGTAAAACAGCAAATATTGTTAAGGTAAACGTTAAAATCATGACGGACTACCAAGAGTTAGAATATTTCCACTATCTACTGAGATACAGAAAGAAACCAAAGGGTCACTTCAAAAGGCTAAAACTAACTTCTAGGTTAGAGAAACCCCAATGGATCTGGTACTATGCAAACTTATTTCAAGTCATACATATGTTCGAGAAAAATGGAAAGGAGTTGGCCTTAGAGATTCAATGGTGCAAAGGTCACAGCGGAATTGTGTGGAACGAAGAAGCTGATAGACTTGCTAAAAAATCCGTAGATAAAGGACTTAAACAACAATTGAATAGTAAAAATAAGAGGTTAGCCAGCAGCTAG